From Kitasatospora sp. MAP12-44:
CCGCCTCCGGGGCCGTCAGCATGCATTCCAACCAATTGTGCTCGTACCCTTTCAATGGGAGCAGCAGCAGGGCCCCCCACGCAGCAGCCAGCGCATCCAACAACTGCTCGAACGCCGCTGGCTCCATGATCCCGCTGATCTCCACCGTCACCGCATCAACCGCACAACAGCCTCCACCCGCCATCGGGCGGCCCACTCGCCCCATCACCAACCACCCCGAGCCGCCGGCACAACAGCCCAGACCACCTTGCCGATACCGACCGAACGAGGATCACAACCCCAGTTCTCTGAGAGCGACTTGACCAGGAGCAAGCCGCGCCCACTCTCCTCGTCCAGGTCCACCTCCCGCAGCACGGGACGGACCGTACTGGCGTCGTGCACCTCGATCCGCAACCGGACCGCATCCACGTCCAGGTGGATCCAGACCAGCTGACCGCGACGGGTCCCGTGCCGTACTGCGTTTGCAACCAACTCTGTCACCACCAGTCGCCCCGAGTCGGCGAACCGCCCGCCACCTTCGACCCGGGCAAGCAAGCCGTCCAGCAAGCGCCTTGCAAAACATGGTGACTTGGTACTGCGCGGCAACCAACACTCATCCTCGCCCGCCGAAGCGGGTGCTCTCTCTTTCAGTGCGATTCCGGAGACGACCACACCCGATCCCTCCAACAAATGTCCTCAGGCATCGGCTTGTCCCATGCCCTCACCGAGAACGCTCCTCCTGGAGAGCCGGAACTTCTTCCCCAGCAGAGGGGTACCCACGACGGGTACACTCACGGTCAGGAGCATGCGACGCAACGTAACTTCAGGCGCTCACGGGGATGCTGATGACTACCCACACGCCACTGGCAGCATTGCCAGCGCACGTACTTGAGCGCGCCGACATGCGCTCAGCCCTGGAAAGGCACGACTTCGGTAGCGTCTTCGCCCTGGCCCGCAAGTGGGCTGGGATCAGCTACTCGAAGATCGCCGAAGCCTGCGAGATCAAGCCCGAGCGAGTCGGGACGCTCGCGAGGGGCGAGGGCAGCATCACCACCTACGACAAGATCACACGGATCGCCGATGCCCTCCGCATCCCCGGGCATCTCATCGGACTCGCTCCCCGCCCATGGGAGCCCGCTTCCCCGCAACCCCGGACAGCCCTGACTGCACAAGCACTCCCCGTCGGCTACTCTCTGGATCTCACCCGCACCGCCCCCGATCCGAATGGAGACGGATCAGTGCTGCGCAGAGACTTCGTCCGAACTTCCCTTGTGGGTAGCGGACTTGTTGTCGGCCTTGCAGGCATCGCCGCACTCCCCAGAGGGCGCCGGGTCGGCTCTGAAGTGCCGCGTCAGCTGCGTGAACGGACCGCTCGGCTTCGCCGCCTCGATGACGTCCTCGGCGGCGGCGACACCTACCGTGTCTACCTCGGTGAGTACCAGTCGACAGAGAGCCTGCTCCGAGACGCCAGCTACTCCGAGCCGACAGGCCGCGCACTGCTGTCAGTGCTGTCCGAACAAGCCCAGCAGGTCGGTTGGGCCGCCTTCGACGCAGGCGACCAGCAGGAGGCCAAGCGGCTCTACGAAGCCAGCCACCGGGCGGCGGCGGAAGCTGGGGACGCTGCGCTCGCGGGGAACGCGCTCGCATTCCTGGCCTACCAGCGGATCAACGGCGACAAGGCAGCAGCCGTGCGGATAGCGGCCGAGTCATGCCGTACCGCAGGCGACGAGGCACCCACCGGCGTGCGAGCACTCCTTTACGAGCGGCTGGCTTGGGCACACGCAGTCGCCGGCGACGCCAGCGAGACCGAGCGAGCCCTTGGCATCGCGGAGGCCGCACTTGCCGACACCGACGATTCGCCGCAACCCGACTGGGTCGGTTGGGTTGACCGAGACGAGATTCAGATCATGACAGGCCGTTGCTGGACCGAGCTCCGCAGACCGTTGCGCGCGGTCCCCGTTCTGGAACACGTCCTCGCCGGATTCGATGACACCCGCGCTCGGGACAAGGCCCTCTACTTGTCGTGGCTCGCAGACTCCTACCTCGCCGCGAGCGAGATCGAACAGGCTGCCGAAGTCACCAGCCGGGCCCTGGACCTGTCGAGCGGAGTTGCTTCCGTCCG
This genomic window contains:
- a CDS encoding ATP-binding protein translates to MLDGLLARVEGGGRFADSGRLVVTELVANAVRHGTRRGQLVWIHLDVDAVRLRIEVHDASTVRPVLREVDLDEESGRGLLLVKSLSENWGCDPRSVGIGKVVWAVVPAARGGW
- a CDS encoding XRE family transcriptional regulator translates to MTTHTPLAALPAHVLERADMRSALERHDFGSVFALARKWAGISYSKIAEACEIKPERVGTLARGEGSITTYDKITRIADALRIPGHLIGLAPRPWEPASPQPRTALTAQALPVGYSLDLTRTAPDPNGDGSVLRRDFVRTSLVGSGLVVGLAGIAALPRGRRVGSEVPRQLRERTARLRRLDDVLGGGDTYRVYLGEYQSTESLLRDASYSEPTGRALLSVLSEQAQQVGWAAFDAGDQQEAKRLYEASHRAAAEAGDAALAGNALAFLAYQRINGDKAAAVRIAAESCRTAGDEAPTGVRALLYERLAWAHAVAGDASETERALGIAEAALADTDDSPQPDWVGWVDRDEIQIMTGRCWTELRRPLRAVPVLEHVLAGFDDTRARDKALYLSWLADSYLAASEIEQAAEVTSRALDLSSGVASVRPRERIASVIRQLEPHHRVPAVAAVLDKARS